The Rhodospirillaceae bacterium DNA window ATCGAAAGTATCCTTTAGGTAGTTGTAAAATTGATCACCAGCGTTAAAGCCTTGCGGACTTGCAAATCGCATGTCATTTGCGTCCAACGTATAGGGCACGATCAGATGCGGGGTATCGACTAAGGTCGACCAAAAGGGCAGATCGTCACTATAGTCGTCGGCGTCATAAAGAAACCCGCCCGCTTCGGCCACCAAGCGACGCGTATTGGGACTGGTCCGCCCCGTATACCAGCCGAGCGGCCGCTCCCCCGTGATACGTTTGTGGATGTCGATGGCTTTCTGCATATGTTCGATTTCGATCTCTTGCGGCACATATTGATAGTCAATCCAACGATATCCATGACTACAAAATTCATAGTCTGCCGCCAGTGCCGCCTCGACCATATCGGGATTGCGCTCTAGTGCCATTGCGACGGCAAAGAGAGTCAACGGAATGTCAAATTCCTGAAACAGTTTAAAAACACGCCAAACGCCAACTCGGCTGCCGTACTCATAAAATGATTCCATAGACATGTGACGCACGCCCTCGCGCGCGTCGGCGCCAATGATTTCTGAAAGGAAGGCTTCGGACGCCGCATCCCCGTGCAGAATGCTGTTTTCGCTGCCCTCTTCGAAATTCAACACGAACTGTAAGGCAATGCGTGCGTTGTCCGGCCAATTTGCTTGAGGTGGATTGGCACCGTAGCCCGTCAGATCGCGTGGATAAGAATCA harbors:
- the puuE gene encoding allantoinase PuuE, with amino-acid sequence MNDSYPRDLTGYGANPPQANWPDNARIALQFVLNFEEGSENSILHGDAASEAFLSEIIGADAREGVRHMSMESFYEYGSRVGVWRVFKLFQEFDIPLTLFAVAMALERNPDMVEAALAADYEFCSHGYRWIDYQYVPQEIEIEHMQKAIDIHKRITGERPLGWYTGRTSPNTRRLVAEAGGFLYDADDYSDDLPFWSTLVDTPHLIVPYTLDANDMRFASPQGFNAGDQFYNYLKDTFDTLYLEGKTAPRMMSIGLHCRIIGRPGRLASLRRFLEYVRGHDDIWFARRIDIARHWREQHPYIDPAETRS